Below is a window of Thermodesulfomicrobium sp. WS DNA.
GCCCTGGCGGCCACGTGTCAGGACCCCGAGGCAGTGCTGGTGGTGCTTCCGGCGGATCATGCGGTGGATGAAGCATCGTTTCAGAATGCGGTCCACGAAGCCTTGCCTTTGGCCGAGGCCGGACATCTCGTGACCTTTGGGGTCCCGCCTACCCGGCCGGAGACGGGGTATGGCTACATTCAGCGAGGAGAGGCGCTGCCCGAGGGTGGTTTCCGGGTGGTGCGCTTTGTGGAAAAGCCCGATGCGGACACCGCCCGGAGGTATTGCGACAGCGGCGAGTATTGGTGGAACTCCGGTATGTTTGTGCTGCGGGCCGATGTGGTCCTCGCGGAGTTGGAGCGCTTCGAGCCGGATATGGTGGCGGCGTGTCGGTCCGCGCTGGGCACCAGTTGCCAGGATCTGGACTTTTTGCGTTTGGATGCTGAGAAATTTGCCGCAAGCCCTGAAAAATCCATCGACTACGCCGTGATGGAGCGCACGGACCGGGCGGCGGTGCTGCCCCTTGCCACAGCCTGGAGCGATTTGGGCTCTTGGGACGCCTTGTGGGAGGCCGGTGCCAAGGATGCCTCGGGAAACGTGGTTCACGGTGACGTGCTCCTGGCTGACGTGCATGATTCCTTTGTCCATGCCGAATCCCGCCTGGTGGCTGCGGTCGGGCTCGCCGACCATATCGTGGTGGAAACCGTCGACGCCGTGCTCGTGGCCCCTCGCCACCGGGTGCAGGAAGTCAAGCAGTTGGTGGATACCCTCAAGGCGCATCACCGGCCTGAGGCGGTCACGCACCGCAAGGTCTTCCGGCCGTGGGGAAATTACGAGTCCATCGATGCCGGCGACCGGTATCAGGTGAAACGCATTACTGTCCTGCCGGGTCAGGTGTTGTCCCTGCAGAAGCATTTCCACCGCGCCGAGCATTGGGTGGTGGTGCGGGGGACCGCCATGGTCACCCGGGGACAGGAGCAGATCCTTTTGCGGGAGAACGAATCCATCTATATCCCGCTGGGGACAGTGCATCGCTTGGAAAACCCTGGCCGCATTCCTTTGGAGCTCATCGAGGTGCAAGTGGGCCCCTATCTTGGCGAAGACGATATCGTCCGTCTGGAAGATGTCTATGGGCGCAACCTCCAGCAGGCCAAAGGGTGAACGTCCGTCGCGTCATAGGCCCGCATGTCGCATGTTTTGCGGTTTTTTGGCGATTGACGCCGCATCTCTTTTCCCGTAGCTCCTCGCCACTTCCAGGATTGGCAAGATATATCGAATGATAATCGATAATTGAAAAAATCCTGGGGTGTCCCAGGTAGCGTAGGGTGTGGCCTTTGAGGCTGTGGATTCAACTATCTCCCGTAAGGAGGAGACGCATGAAACGCTGTTTTCTGCTGGCTGTGGTCCTTGCCGTATTTGGCATGACAGCTCCGGGTTTGGCCGCGGACACGGTGCGCATCGGTGTGTACCTGCCGCTCACTGGCCAGAACGCCTTTGGTGGGCAGCTGGAGCTCGAAGGGGTGCAGATGGCCCATGAGGAATTGGGCGAGGTGCTCGGCAAGAAGGTGGAGCTCTTCGTGGTCGACAACAAGTCCGACAAGGTGGAAGCCGCCAATGCGGTCAAGCGCCTCATTGAGAAGGAGCAGGTCCAGGCCATCATCGGCACGTACGGCTCCTCTTTGGCCATGGCCGGCGGCGAGGTGGCGGAGAAGGCCGGTGTCCCTCAGGTGGGCACGAGCTGCACCAATCCTTTGGTGACCCAGGGCAAGAAGCATATCTTCCGCGTGTGCTTTATCGATCCCTTCCAGGGCGCAGGCGCGGCGACCTATGCCTTCAAGGATTTGGGGCTCAAGAAGGCGGCATTGCTGGTGGACGTGGCCAACGACTATTCCGTGGGCCTGGCCAGCTTCTTCAAGCGCTCCTTTGCGAAACTGGGCGGCGAGGTGGTGGCTGCGCTCAACTATCAGTCCGGTGACCAGGACTTCACGGCCCAGCTGCAACAGATCATGGCCAAGAAGCCGGATGTGCTGTTCATTCCTTCGTACTTTGCCGAGGGCGCCATCATCATGAAGCAGGCCAAGGAGCTGGGCGCCACCTTCAAGATCATGGGCGGCGACGCCATGGATAATCCCGAGATCGTCACCATCGGCGGTGCGGCGGTGGAAGGGTTCATGCACACGACCTTCCCGTATGATCCCTCCATGCCGGATATGAACCCCGTGGCCCAGAAGTTCACGCAAAATTGGAAAAAGAAGCATCCGGACAAGGACCCCAATGTCAACGCGGCCTTGGGCTATGATGCGTACATGATCATCATCGACGCCATCAAGCGCGCCGGTTCCGCAGAACCTGCCAAGATCAGCGCAGCCTTGGCCGACACCAAGGGATTTGTGGGGGTCACCGGAGTGACCACCATCAATGAGACCCATGACGCGGAAAAACCTGTGGGCATCGTGGTCATCAAGAACGGCAAGAAGACGTACGTGGGCAGCATCCAGCCAGAACTGTAATCCCCACAACGAGGCCAAACCGGGGAGGGCGACCTCCCCGGTTTTTTGAGGTAATGGCATGACGATTGAAATTTTTCTCCAACACCTGCTCAATGGTCTCACTCTGGGGAGCCTCTACGCCCTCATCGCCATCGGCTACACCATGGTCTATGGCATCCTGCGCCTCATCAACTTCGCGCACAGCGAAATTTTTATGTTGGGCGCGTATTGTGTTTTTTGGGGAGTGACTCTGTTGCATCTGCCATGGCCCCTTGCGCTGGTGGCTGCGGTGGCTGCGGTGGCGTTGGTGGGTGTTCTGGTGGACCGGGTGGCGTATCGGCCCTTGCGTGATGCCCCGCGCATCTCGGCATTGATCAGCGCCATCGGCGTCTCCTTTTTTCTGCAGAATGTGGCCATTGTGCTTTTCAAGGCCATCCCGCGCGAAGTGTATCGCCCTGAGTGGCTGGAAAACCCCATGATCATGGGTGGGGTGCGCGTGTTGCCCCTTACGCTCTTCGTACCGGTGCTTTCCCTGCTCCTCATGCTTGGTCTCATGTACATCGTGTACCACACCAAACCGGGTTTGGGCATGCGGGCCATCAGTAAGGACATCGAAACCAGCGCCCTGATGGGCGTGCCGGTGAACTCCATCATTGCCCTCACCTTTGGGCTGGGCTCCGCCCTGGCGGCGGCCAGCGGCATCATGTGGGCGTTGCGCTATCCGCAACTGCAGCCCATCATGGGTGTCATCCCTGGGTTCAAGGCCTTTATCGCGGCGGTGTTTGGCGGCATCGGCTCCATTCCCGGGGCCGTCATCGGCGGACTCGTGCTCGGATTTTTGGAGATCCTCATCGTGGCCTTTTTTCCGGATTTGGCCGGCTACCGGGACGCCTTCGCCTTTGTGCTCCTGATCGTCGTTTTGCTCGTGAAGCCTACGGGCCTTTTGGGCGCACGTCCCGAGGAGAAAGTATGAAGCGGCATCATGTTTTTGCACTCAACCTCATGCTGGTGGGGGTGTTGGCGGCGCTCTTGGCCTGCGCCCAACGCTTTTTGGACGGATACTCCATCCAGATATTGAATCTGGTGGCCATCAATATCTTGCTCGCCCTGTCGCTCAACCTGATTTACGGCTTTACCGGGATGTTTAGCCTGGGGCATGCAGGGTTTATGGCCATTGGCGCCTATGTGTGCGCCATTTTGATCCTGTCTCCGGATCAAAAGGCCATGCTCTTTTTACTGGAGCCCGCGTATCCGTTCATCGAGAACGCCCACGCGCCCTTCGTGGTGGCGGTCTTGGCCGGCGGCTTGGCCGCAGCCGCCATGGCGGTGGTGGTGGGGTTTCCGCTCCTGCGCCTCGGCGACGACTATCTCGGCATCGCCACCCTGGGATTTGCCGAGATCGTGCGCGTGCTGGCCAACAACTTGCCGCGGATCACCAATGGCGCCCTGGGATTCAAAGGTATTCCGGCCTACGCCAACCTGTGGTGGAACTATGGGTGGTGCTTGCTCGCACTGGTGCTCATCGTGCGGATTCTGCGCAGCAACACGGGGCGGTGCTTCAAGGCCATCCGTGATGACGAAGTGGCGGCCCGAGCCATGGGGGTGAACGTCTTTCGCCTCAAGCTGCTCTCCTTCGCTCTGGGCGCTTTTTTCGCCGGCGTGGGTGGAGGCCTTTTGGCCAGCTTGCTTACGACGATCGATCCTAAGATGTTCCTCTTTGTGCTCACCTTCAACGTGCTCATGATCGTGGTCATGGGTGGTTTGGGCTCGGTGACGGGGTCGGTCATTGCCGGAGCAGCAGTGACCATCATTTTGGAGTGGTTGCGCTTCGTGGAAAATCCCATCACCTTGGGATCCGTGACCCTGCCGGGGATCCCGGGCATGCGCATGGTGGTGTTTTCGCTCCTTCTCATTGCGGTCATTTTGTTCCGTCGGGAGGGGCTGATGGGGACGCGGGAGATTTCCTGGGAAGGGATCGCCGCGTGGCTTCGGCAAAGGAGGAAGGCATGAGCGCCTTGGTGGAAGCGCGCAGCTTGACCATGCGTTTTGGGGGCCTGGTGGCGGTGAGCGAATTTTCCGCGGCCATCGCACCGGGTGCCATCGTAGGACTTATCGGGCCCAATGGGGCAGGCAAGACCACGTGTTTCAACATGATCACCGGGTTTTACCGCCCAACCCAGGGGCAAGTGCTGCTGGACGGCCGAGACATCACCGGGCTTCCTCCCCATGCCGTATGTGCGGCGGGCATTGCCCGGACATTCCAGAATATCCGGCTGTTTGGCAATGGCACGGCTCTGGAGAACGTGTTGGTGGGGATGTATGTACGCCAGAAGAGTTTCTGGTGGCAGTCGGCCCTGTTTTGGCCGCCGGCCCTGCGGGAGGAAGCGCGGCAGCAGGCGCGGGCCATGGAGCTTTTGGAGGCCGTGGGCCTGGCAAATGTTGCGGGAGAAAAGGCCTCCAGTTTGCCGTATGGCGCCCAGCGCCGTTTGGAGATTGCCCGCGCCTTGGCTACAGAGCCGCGGTTTCTGCTCCTCGACGAGCCGGCAGCTGGCATGAATCCGCAGGAATCGCAGGAGCTCATGGAGTTTATTCGCCATATTCGTGATGCGTTCTCCCTCACCATCCTGCTCATCGAGCACGATATGAAGGTGGTGATGGGGGTGTGCGAGCATATCTATGTGCTCGACTACGGCGTCACCATTGCCCAAGGTCCGCCTGCGGCCATCCAATCCAATCCCAAGGTCATTGAGGCCTACCTCGGCGAGGAGGCGCTCGCGTATGCTTAAAGTCACGAACCTTCACGTTTCCTATGGAGGCATTCACGCCCTTCAGGGGATTTCCCTCGAGGCCCCTGCCGGTAAGATCGTCACCCTCATCGGGGCCAACGGCGCGGGGAAAAGCAGCACGCTGCGGGCCATTGCCGGGCTGATCAAGTCCAAGACCGGCTCCATCACCTATGAGGGCGAGGAGCTGACCACCTTGGATCCGGCCGCCATCGTGCGTCGAGGTATTGCCCTGTCCCCGGAGGGGCGGCGCATCTTTCCCCACCTTTCGGTGCGCGAAAATCTGCTCTTGGGGGCCTATAGCCGTTCCGACAGTGCTGGTATTGCCCGGGACATGGAATGGGTCTTCGACCTCTTCCCGCGGCTTCGGGAGCGCAGCGAGCAAAAAGGAGGCACCCTTTCCGGGGGCGAGCAGCAGATGTTGGCGGTGGGCCGCGCCCTCATGAGCCGGCCGCAGGTGCTCATGCTCGATGAGCCGAGCCTGGGTCTTGCTCCACTTTTAGTCAAAGACGTGTTCTCCATCATTGAGCGCATCAACGCCGAAGGCCGCACCGTGCTCTTGGTGGAACAAAACGCCTTTGCCGCTCTGAAAATCGCTCATTATGCCTACGTCCTGGAGACCGGACGCATTACCCTCCATGGTACTGGAGAAGAGCTTTTGGCCGATCAGCGCGTCATTCAGGCGTATTTGGGAGGATAGCCCACTGCGACAGCAGTACGTTTCAACGCCCGGAATTGTTTTCGGGCGTTTTTCTTGTGAGGGGTTGCTCGGAGAGGTAAGGTCCCTTGGCGGCTGGCGCGGCGGAGCATAAAAAATCCCACGAGAGGTCGTCTCGTGGGATGGATTGTTGTGGCGTCCCCAAGGGGATTTGAACCCCTGTTATCGGCGTGAAAGGCCGGTGTCCTGGACCGAGCTAGACGATGGGGACCTTGGCTGGGCGACTAGGATTCGAACCTAGATTGACGGAGTCAGAGTCCGCTGTCCTGCCGTTGAACGATCGCCCACAACGGAGATGGCCATCTATGGAGAATGCCGGTGCCTGTCAAGCAGAAAAACGCTGGGTGTTACCGGACAATGCTCTTTGGTCTGGGTGCAGGCGTCTGCGATCTCCTTTGGTGGAGGGGTGTTTGCAGGATCGCTTGGGACCGTAGGACTGCTCGGTCCGTAGTTGTTCCACAGGGGTTTTGCGTCCTTCCGCGAGGCTAAGCGGCATCTTTGAACGCCAATGCCTGCCTGCGCCTGGTCTCGGCAGGGTTTGCCGAACTCGACGATGCATGGACGACCGGCACGGTCTATCTCAACCGCAACCGGCAACCCAGGGGGATGCCCACCGCTGCGAAAACTTGCCGAAATGGGGTGCCCCATCGCCGTACTCGGCAACGCAACGAAAAAGCCCTCTTGGCATTTGGGCCAAAAGGGCTTGATGTGCTGGTGCGCCCGGCATGATTCGAACATGCGACCTACTGATTCGTAGTCAGGTACTCTATCCAGCTGAGCTACGGGCGCGTGGTGCAGAGGTGCCTTTTATGGAAAGGTTTTCCCCTGTCAAGTTTTTTTGGTGCCGGAGGCGAGACTCGAACTCGCAAGGGGCCGAACCCCGGTGGATTTTGAGTCCACTGCGTCTACCAATTCCACCACTCCGGCACGCAGGAAGCCCTTTTTAGAGAAGAGCCGTGGGGCCGTCAAGCAGGGAATTGGTGCATGTGTTGTGGTGATGTCTTTGGAGGGGATGCTTGCCTTTCTGGGGGAGAGGAGTAGAAGAGAAATCTAGGTTCGTTTTTGGAGTGTCGTTAAGAAACAGTGGAGGTGTCTATGCGTTTGAAATTGTTTGGTGTTTTTTTGATGGCCCTTGTCCTGGCCGTCCCGGCGTGGGGTGCCGATTACGTGCGTAAGGTGGATAATTTTTTGATTCTTTTGGATACTTCGGGATCGATGTACGATAGCTTCCAGAAAGGCCCACAGAGCAAAGTGGGGCACGCTGCGGCGCTTTTGGCGCGCATGAATAAAGAGATCCCGGAGCTGGGCTACCTTGGTGGCCTGTACACGGCGGCTCCTTTCCGCGAACTTCAGGTGCTTTCTCCCTTTGCTCAGAAGACCTATGGCGAGGCCGTGGCCAAGGTGCCGGTGCAGTGCAAGAGTCTGCAGTGCGCATGGCCGACTCCCTTGGGCGTTGGCTTGGCGGCCCTGGAGCCAGCCATCAAGAGCGTCTCTGGCCGTACTGCGGTGATCATCCTTTCCGACGGCATGGAAAACCAGGGGCCGGCGACGCTGCCCATTGCCAAGATGCTGGCGGAAAAATACGGCGTGTGCTTCCATGTGATCAGCTATGCGGACAAGGCCTCGGGGCAGGCGCTGTTGGATGCCATTGCCAAGCTCAAGGATTGCTCGGTGAGCGCGAAGGCCGCACAGCTGGATGATCCTGCCGCCCTTTCCACCTTTGTGCGCAAGGTCTTTTACGATATGGTGAGCGATGGCGACGACGATGGCGACGGCGTGCTCAATTCCAAGGATAAATGCCCAGGCACCCCCAAGGACTTGGCAGTGGATGTCGATGGCTGTCCCATCCCGCTCACGGTGACGCTGCATGTGTTCTTCGACTTCGACAAATGGGATATCAAGCCGCAGTACCACAAGGACTTGGCGAATTTTGCCAATTTCATGAAGCAGTACCCTGGGGTGAAGGTGGAGATCGATGGTCATACCGACTCCATTGGTTCTGATGAGTACAACCAAAAACTCTCCCAGCGTCGCGCTGAGTCGGTGCGGATGTATCTGGTGCAGAAGCTGGGGATGAATCCCTCCCTGCTGACTGCCGTGGGTTTTGGCGAGTCCAAGCCCATTGCCAGCAACGACACCGAAGAAGGCCGGGCCAAGAACCGTCGCATCGAGGCGGTGCTGGATGGGGTGTACAAAAAGCGCTAATCCGCTTGATGGAGCAAGGGTACGGCCGCTCATGGTATGATGGGCGGCCTTTTTTATGCTATTTCAGTATAGTGAAAAAAGTATCGAAGTTTTTCGCCAAAAGCGTCCATGCGGCGGGAATATTCCGTGAATTATGTGACATGGTGCACGACGAAAAAAAGACTTGAGCTGGGGGGCGGGTTTATCCACAAAAGGGGGCATCGAAAATATTTATCCACAGGAGGGGACGATGACGTATACGGAGATGCAAGACCTGCTCATGCGTGAGCTGCGCTTGTACCACTATCCCATCGCAGTGAAGTTTTTTTATGACCAGGAGGCAGTGGATGCCTTCAAGGCCGCAGCAGACGAGTATGTCGTTCCAGTCAAACCCATGACGTTTTGCCAGTGGGAGATTGCCGCCCGTATGAAAGGGCAGGTGGTGTACTCGGAAAAAGAGGGGCTTGGATGTTCCAATGCCCACTACAGCTTTGGCTGGAAGCCTTTTGACGAAGGTGAGGTGAAAAGCCACGCCAAGTATACGCGGGATTTGGAGCAGGCAGAGCGTTTTGTCCGTTCCAAGGCGCGTATGCCGGAGGGGATGATCGGCATCGCCGTGGCGCCGCTTGCCAAGGCCGATCTTTTCGGTGGCCCGGATACCGTGCACTTCTATTGCGACAACATGCAGGCCTACCATTTGGCGGTGGATTACATGGCCGCCATGGATGCCCACCCCTTGCGTCCGGCGATCACCATGAATTCATCTGCATGTGGCGGCAATGTATGGACTTATGTGAATAAGGACTTCAACATGCTCCCCGCCTGCTCCGGGTCGTACAATGCCGGAAAGACTGAACGGGGCGAGATCAACGTCATTATCCCAGGTGAAGCCATTGGTGCGGTTTGTGATCGTCTGGTGGAGCGTATAGAGAAGCTTGGCAGCAGTTCCATTACCCGGCCTGGCGACGGCTTCCCGGGTGCGGATGTGTGTAAAAACTGTCCTCTCATTGTTTTCAAGAAAGCCTAACCCGTTGCAGGAGGAATATCATGCGTCGATTGTGGTTGCTTGGAGTTTTGAGTGTCATTCTGATGATCGGTGCGGGGCAGGTCTGGGCCCAGCAAGACAACGCGACTCCACCGTCAGCGCAAGTCAAGGCCGAACCTGCCGCTCCATCCGCCCCGGCTGCTCCCGCTGCCCCGGCGGCAGGGGGAAGCAAATTGGAGCGCGCCATCAAAACGGCACCGGTGGGCACGGAGCCTGGGCAGATTGATCCTAATAAGGCCCCAGGATTTTTGGGGATCCCGGGTGCGCCGCAGGTGAACCCCATTCTTGCCTTGCTATGGGCCGTCTGGGTGGGCTGGATCTTTTCCACCGTGGGCGCCTTTGGCGGCGTCATGGCAGGTGTGGGCCATATGTCGGTATTTGGCCTGGGCGGATATGCCAAGACGTTTAAAGGCACCGCACCGGAACTCAACAAGGCGATCACTGACTCTATTCGTGGCTCCAACCAGTTTTTGGTAGGACTTTCGGCACTGATTTCCAGCTTCAATTATTGGAAGATGGGGCGGTTGGTCATGCCCTTGGCCCTTGCCTTGGGTGTCGGCTCGCTCCTTGGAGCCTGGGGATCGGTGACCCTGACGGCGGGAAAGGTCAGCTTCTCGCAGTATCAGGGCTGGTTTGGTCTTTTTGTGCTGGTCTTGGGGTGCTATCTTTTCTGGGAGACATCTCCCGCTGGGCAGGCCAGTAAGAAGAAGGCCAAGGAAGCGGCTCAAGCCTTTGAGCGGGCTGTGAAGGAAAAGGGCGCTGGCTGTGAGATCGACACCAAGGTGAAGATCGTGAGCGCCAGTCTGACGCAAGTGCAATTTACCTTCTGTGGTGTGGAGTTTACCTTCAACCCGCTGCTTCCCATTGTCGGGGGCTTTGCCATCTCCGCAGTGGCCGCTTTCCTCGGCGTTGGTGGTGGCTTTCTTTTGGTGCCGTTTTTGACCAGTATTACCCAGCTGCCCATGTATTTGGCTGCCGGTACTTCGGCCCTGGCGGTGCTCATCAGCATGATCACCAGTATCGCCACGCTGATTTCCAAGGGGACGCCCATGGATTGGGTGCTCATCGGCACGGAATTGGTCGGTATCGCCATCGGCTCGGTGATTGGACCGCGCACGTCCAAGTATTTCTCGGACATTTGGCTCAAGCGTCTTTTCATCGTTCTTGCCCTGTATGTGGGTGTGGATTACGTGTTGCGCGGCTTCTTCAACTACAGACTGTTCGGCTAATGTCGGTCAGTCCATGGCCCAGGGGTTCCCTGGGCCATGGAAGAGGCGTGCATGCTTGCTTCTTGGTTCCATCGTGTTGATCCGTTTCTGATCTGGGCCTTCCGTCTGCTCCCGGCGGGGGCTTTGGCCTTTGTGGTGGGCTGCGCAGTCTTGGCGCTCCTGGCGGTGGTGGTGGGCGGCGTTTCGTCGCTGCTGGTGCAAGGGCTCAACCGCGGCTGGTATCGGCGGCAATACGAAGAGATGATCCGCATGCACAACATCTCCGTGGACGCCGTTGCCCATGGCAGCAAGGATGCGTACCTGGCGGCCAATAAGGAGGCCATGGAGGCCTTTGGGAAATATTTTTTCAGCCAGGCTGGGGTCTTCACCATATCACTGTGGCCGGTGCCGGTGATTTTGGCCTGGATGGATCTTCGCTTCCGCGATGCGCCGTTGGAGATATTCGGCTGGAATATCTCATACTTCGTGGTGTTTCTCGTGGTCTATATCGGGGTGCGGCTTGTGGTTGGGCCTCGGCTCAAGTTCCTGACCCCATACCGTCGCTTGTGCGCTTGGGCCGAGCATCGGGAGGGGATCACTCCCCGGCATTTTGAAGATATCGGCAAGGAGTAGGGTGATGGAGTTCCGGGGCCTGGCCCGGCTGCCTCTTTGCGCTTTTCCCGCAGGGACTTTGGGGGCGCGGCGTTTTCGCCGCGTTCGTCTTTTTTTTGCCGCGCTCCACGCGTGGCTGCGTCTCGTGGGGCGACTCAGCGCTGCCGCCGTCGCCGAACATCCTGTGGAT
It encodes the following:
- a CDS encoding mannose-1-phosphate guanylyltransferase/mannose-6-phosphate isomerase — protein: MKSWRYAVALYPVILAGGSGTRLWPLSRKLYPKQLLPLLGKDTLLQMTWKRLAGLGASMALVLCSEEHRFIVAEQLREIGAVGRIILEPVARNTAPAVAVAALAATCQDPEAVLVVLPADHAVDEASFQNAVHEALPLAEAGHLVTFGVPPTRPETGYGYIQRGEALPEGGFRVVRFVEKPDADTARRYCDSGEYWWNSGMFVLRADVVLAELERFEPDMVAACRSALGTSCQDLDFLRLDAEKFAASPEKSIDYAVMERTDRAAVLPLATAWSDLGSWDALWEAGAKDASGNVVHGDVLLADVHDSFVHAESRLVAAVGLADHIVVETVDAVLVAPRHRVQEVKQLVDTLKAHHRPEAVTHRKVFRPWGNYESIDAGDRYQVKRITVLPGQVLSLQKHFHRAEHWVVVRGTAMVTRGQEQILLRENESIYIPLGTVHRLENPGRIPLELIEVQVGPYLGEDDIVRLEDVYGRNLQQAKG
- a CDS encoding ABC transporter substrate-binding protein; amino-acid sequence: MKRCFLLAVVLAVFGMTAPGLAADTVRIGVYLPLTGQNAFGGQLELEGVQMAHEELGEVLGKKVELFVVDNKSDKVEAANAVKRLIEKEQVQAIIGTYGSSLAMAGGEVAEKAGVPQVGTSCTNPLVTQGKKHIFRVCFIDPFQGAGAATYAFKDLGLKKAALLVDVANDYSVGLASFFKRSFAKLGGEVVAALNYQSGDQDFTAQLQQIMAKKPDVLFIPSYFAEGAIIMKQAKELGATFKIMGGDAMDNPEIVTIGGAAVEGFMHTTFPYDPSMPDMNPVAQKFTQNWKKKHPDKDPNVNAALGYDAYMIIIDAIKRAGSAEPAKISAALADTKGFVGVTGVTTINETHDAEKPVGIVVIKNGKKTYVGSIQPEL
- a CDS encoding branched-chain amino acid ABC transporter permease; this translates as MTIEIFLQHLLNGLTLGSLYALIAIGYTMVYGILRLINFAHSEIFMLGAYCVFWGVTLLHLPWPLALVAAVAAVALVGVLVDRVAYRPLRDAPRISALISAIGVSFFLQNVAIVLFKAIPREVYRPEWLENPMIMGGVRVLPLTLFVPVLSLLLMLGLMYIVYHTKPGLGMRAISKDIETSALMGVPVNSIIALTFGLGSALAAASGIMWALRYPQLQPIMGVIPGFKAFIAAVFGGIGSIPGAVIGGLVLGFLEILIVAFFPDLAGYRDAFAFVLLIVVLLVKPTGLLGARPEEKV
- a CDS encoding branched-chain amino acid ABC transporter permease, producing the protein MLVGVLAALLACAQRFLDGYSIQILNLVAINILLALSLNLIYGFTGMFSLGHAGFMAIGAYVCAILILSPDQKAMLFLLEPAYPFIENAHAPFVVAVLAGGLAAAAMAVVVGFPLLRLGDDYLGIATLGFAEIVRVLANNLPRITNGALGFKGIPAYANLWWNYGWCLLALVLIVRILRSNTGRCFKAIRDDEVAARAMGVNVFRLKLLSFALGAFFAGVGGGLLASLLTTIDPKMFLFVLTFNVLMIVVMGGLGSVTGSVIAGAAVTIILEWLRFVENPITLGSVTLPGIPGMRMVVFSLLLIAVILFRREGLMGTREISWEGIAAWLRQRRKA
- a CDS encoding ABC transporter ATP-binding protein, producing MSALVEARSLTMRFGGLVAVSEFSAAIAPGAIVGLIGPNGAGKTTCFNMITGFYRPTQGQVLLDGRDITGLPPHAVCAAGIARTFQNIRLFGNGTALENVLVGMYVRQKSFWWQSALFWPPALREEARQQARAMELLEAVGLANVAGEKASSLPYGAQRRLEIARALATEPRFLLLDEPAAGMNPQESQELMEFIRHIRDAFSLTILLIEHDMKVVMGVCEHIYVLDYGVTIAQGPPAAIQSNPKVIEAYLGEEALAYA
- a CDS encoding ABC transporter ATP-binding protein yields the protein MLKVTNLHVSYGGIHALQGISLEAPAGKIVTLIGANGAGKSSTLRAIAGLIKSKTGSITYEGEELTTLDPAAIVRRGIALSPEGRRIFPHLSVRENLLLGAYSRSDSAGIARDMEWVFDLFPRLRERSEQKGGTLSGGEQQMLAVGRALMSRPQVLMLDEPSLGLAPLLVKDVFSIIERINAEGRTVLLVEQNAFAALKIAHYAYVLETGRITLHGTGEELLADQRVIQAYLGG
- a CDS encoding OmpA family protein; the encoded protein is MRLKLFGVFLMALVLAVPAWGADYVRKVDNFLILLDTSGSMYDSFQKGPQSKVGHAAALLARMNKEIPELGYLGGLYTAAPFRELQVLSPFAQKTYGEAVAKVPVQCKSLQCAWPTPLGVGLAALEPAIKSVSGRTAVIILSDGMENQGPATLPIAKMLAEKYGVCFHVISYADKASGQALLDAIAKLKDCSVSAKAAQLDDPAALSTFVRKVFYDMVSDGDDDGDGVLNSKDKCPGTPKDLAVDVDGCPIPLTVTLHVFFDFDKWDIKPQYHKDLANFANFMKQYPGVKVEIDGHTDSIGSDEYNQKLSQRRAESVRMYLVQKLGMNPSLLTAVGFGESKPIASNDTEEGRAKNRRIEAVLDGVYKKR
- a CDS encoding DUF169 domain-containing protein produces the protein MTYTEMQDLLMRELRLYHYPIAVKFFYDQEAVDAFKAAADEYVVPVKPMTFCQWEIAARMKGQVVYSEKEGLGCSNAHYSFGWKPFDEGEVKSHAKYTRDLEQAERFVRSKARMPEGMIGIAVAPLAKADLFGGPDTVHFYCDNMQAYHLAVDYMAAMDAHPLRPAITMNSSACGGNVWTYVNKDFNMLPACSGSYNAGKTERGEINVIIPGEAIGAVCDRLVERIEKLGSSSITRPGDGFPGADVCKNCPLIVFKKA
- a CDS encoding sulfite exporter TauE/SafE family protein, which translates into the protein MRRLWLLGVLSVILMIGAGQVWAQQDNATPPSAQVKAEPAAPSAPAAPAAPAAGGSKLERAIKTAPVGTEPGQIDPNKAPGFLGIPGAPQVNPILALLWAVWVGWIFSTVGAFGGVMAGVGHMSVFGLGGYAKTFKGTAPELNKAITDSIRGSNQFLVGLSALISSFNYWKMGRLVMPLALALGVGSLLGAWGSVTLTAGKVSFSQYQGWFGLFVLVLGCYLFWETSPAGQASKKKAKEAAQAFERAVKEKGAGCEIDTKVKIVSASLTQVQFTFCGVEFTFNPLLPIVGGFAISAVAAFLGVGGGFLLVPFLTSITQLPMYLAAGTSALAVLISMITSIATLISKGTPMDWVLIGTELVGIAIGSVIGPRTSKYFSDIWLKRLFIVLALYVGVDYVLRGFFNYRLFG